The nucleotide window GTTTACATTTAATCATCGATGTCCGGTTAGGATTTTGCATAAGCGGTTAAGAATTATGGCACATCGGGTTCGTTTGGTTTTGGTGAAAAATAATTTGCATCCATGTGAAGATTTTACTTGACAAATCAGGCATTTAGTGGGGGGCGATTTTCCGTAACTATCTAATATTACGGAGGATTTGCCAATGCCCTACACTTTGATGCCCGGAAAACCCTGGAAAAAACACGAGACCCACAGCAACCTTATGGCACCTGTCAACAACATATTGCCCGACATCACGCCCTTGCTCTCGGGATGCAACCGGCCCCTGAAAATGTCTTTTGAAGATCAGTTGAACATCCTGGTGTATTTTCATCTTGAAGAACACCATTCCGGGCGTCACCTCCTGCAAGTTCTCAAGGAAGAGCATTTTGCCCGGCAGTACATTGCTCCCGAGGGAGGTATCGAAAAGAGCAGCTTCTTCGAGGATATCGGCTCCCGGGGGCTGGAGCAGATGATGGAAATGTTCGGGAAGCTCTATGCAATGGCTGCCAAACATTTACCAAAGGGATATGCCGAGTTGGGAGATCTGGTTCTGATCGACGGCTCCCTGATCGATGCTGTGTTATCCATGTATTGGGCCGACTACCGCAGGGACTCGAAAAAGGCCAAGGTTCACGTCGGGTTCGATCTCAATCGCGGCATTCCCAAGAAGATCTTTCTCAGCGACGGCAAGGAAGCGGAACGGCCTTTCGTCGAGAGGATTCTGGCGCCGGGGGAAACGGGCGTCATGGATCGAGGCTATCAGAGCCATAAGCGATTTGACACATGGCAAGCAGACGACAAACATTTTATCTGTCGGATCAAAGCCTCCACGGAAAAGACCGTCATCAGAACGAATGACGTTCAACCCGACAGCATTGTCTTTTTTGACGCCGTCGTTCTTCTGGGAAACCCCGGCATCAATCAGACGGAAAGGGAACTCCGCCTGGTCGGCTATCGGGTGGCCGGTGTTGATTACTGGGTCGCCACCGATCGCCACGACCTCACCGCCGAACAGATTGCCTTTGCCTATAAGCTCAGATGGAACATCGAGATTTTCTTCGGCTGGTGGAAACGCCATCTGAAAGTCTATCACCTGATTTCAAGGAGCCAATATGGACTGATGGTCCAGATGCTGGCCGGATTGATTACCTATATCCTCCTGGCCATCTACTGCCATGACCAGCATCACGAAAAGGTTTCCGTCAAACGTCTCCGGGAAATCTCCATCAATATCCGCAATGAAATGAGCATCGAGGATATTGTAAATGAAACCGGTGTCTGGATGTATCAGCCGCCAAACCTGTATCAATCACATGCAAATCCTTAACCGGACACCGATGGGTTTCTCGCGGTGCCAAAGTATTTCAACGATGGTTCCATTGGCCTCAGTCCCTCACATTGCAGGTCATCATATCATGATGATCGTGGAGTAACATTATTGATAACGAATTGAAATCATGCCTGTCAGCCGTGTTTATCGCTATGTGGAAGAAAGTACGCATCAACCGCATGAACCAACATTAATCTTTCAGCGGCTTAAAAAGGTATTCAAGTCCATTGACTTTTATTTCATAAACCGTACTCAGCATTTCACCCAGTTCACCTTTAGGAAAGCCTTTTCGTGAAAGCCAGACAACATATGACTCCGGGAGATCCACAAGACGACGTCCTGCATATTTTCCAAAGGGCATTGTTGCCTGAGCCAGCTTCAAGAGGGCATTATGATCAGGTTGAATATGTGGACAAGCTTTTTGATCGTCAGAGTTCATGAAATATACCTATGCATGAAACCCAAGATATCGTCAAATGTAATATTTTCCAAATGTCACAGCGCAGGATTCAATTTTTAAAAGCGCAGGTTCCTGCGTATTTCTGATAGTTTCATGATCAACGGGGTCATTTTTTCTTACGGAACAAAGTCCCAGAAGGTTCAAAATAGGTTTTTATATGTTCAGTATCATTCAGGAATTCAGATCGTTTTTCGAGGTTCTGAGTATATGGAAGGGATTGGAATGATGGTTGGTAAGGGATTGGAATCAAGGTGGATAATTGTTACAGTAAGGCAGAGAGCTTGCGCAGTAGTCAAATGGTTCTATCTCCAGCTCCCCATCGTGCCACTTGTCCGGAAGATCTTTGCATTGGCAAGCACAATACCGCTAATTATCAGAACCATCCCGACGATCTGGATGATAAAGATCGGCTCACCCAGTACCAGAAATGAGAGGCAAACCACCATAACCAATTCAAAGGTGGAGAAAATGGATACGTAGCCGCTCCCTACTTCCCTAATGGCACGGAAATTAAAGGCATAGGCGAAGGCGGTCGGAATGAGGCCCAGGAATAGTCCTATAAGGAGCTGATTTAGCTGCAGTTCAAGGATCTTCAAGGGGTTATGGAAGAAGCTGAAGGTCACCCCGGCAAATAACGCCATATAAAAGGTCATGATTAGCGGTTTCTCTCCTCTGAGAAAGAGCTGTGCCACGATCAGATAACCGCTGTAGGTAATCATG belongs to Desulfobaccales bacterium and includes:
- a CDS encoding DUF3820 family protein, whose product is MNSDDQKACPHIQPDHNALLKLAQATMPFGKYAGRRLVDLPESYVVWLSRKGFPKGELGEMLSTVYEIKVNGLEYLFKPLKD
- a CDS encoding DMT family transporter, which encodes MITYSGYLIVAQLFLRGEKPLIMTFYMALFAGVTFSFFHNPLKILELQLNQLLIGLFLGLIPTAFAYAFNFRAIREVGSGYVSIFSTFELVMVVCLSFLVLGEPIFIIQIVGMVLIISGIVLANAKIFRTSGTMGSWR